Genomic DNA from Nitrospirota bacterium:
AACCGAAAATTCGAGTTTCATTCTACTTTTCAAGATATAAGCTGTCAAGGAGATTTTTTAGGGTCTTTGGGGTTTTTCAATAAGTACCGGCTATCTGCCCCCCTGACATGGATATTAAATCCTGAATGAACTAAAATTTAGAAAAGTAATGCCCTTGCTAAGAATTGGCTAATGTTGTATTCTTGGGCTATGAAAATTACTGATGAGCAGAAATTTCAATTAGAAGAATTCTCTTCTCAGCACGGGATCAGATTCATTGTTTTATTTGGTTCACAAGTCAATGAATTTCGGGAATTTCAGAGAGAAGACTCTTATTATGACATAGCTGTATCTTTATGTGGAATAAAATCAGTAACAAGCGACTTTAAACTATACTCACAGATTTTGGACGGTCTGTGTACAATCCTCAATATACCTTATGAGAAGATAGACCTTGCAGACCTCGATAAAGCCAATGTCCTGCTAAGGTACGAGATTACTTTCAGAGGACAACTTCTATTCGGGTATGAGATGGATTATCTGGAACTCAAATCCGTTGCCTTTCGTGAATATATTGATGCAAAAGGACTTCGTGAACTTGAGTCCTGTTTAATCAACAAGAGGCAA
This window encodes:
- a CDS encoding nucleotidyltransferase domain-containing protein, whose translation is MKITDEQKFQLEEFSSQHGIRFIVLFGSQVNEFREFQREDSYYDIAVSLCGIKSVTSDFKLYSQILDGLCTILNIPYEKIDLADLDKANVLLRYEITFRGQLLFGYEMDYLELKSVAFREYIDAKGLRELESCLINKRQRLIMDALTEITSK